A window from Glandiceps talaboti chromosome 15, keGlaTala1.1, whole genome shotgun sequence encodes these proteins:
- the LOC144446773 gene encoding uncharacterized protein LOC144446773 codes for MTSSLAASRRELPRDVLMSKCATREMNINNSVEQMRFRRASRNIEKELRSQEHYLCQAQRNYMRRNFELLRRQRLGNFKTEQFNANNNHGYTDVVDLRAPIPTVVKACTNDCDVSSCDQKQVKPEIPSHSLNSPAIVNKSRTTTEQHKNKTDFTESVKIVVRPSSSDFQNIKCDKDCRPLGGITASTISSSQKAAYSQGLISKDREAELLSALVITPLKTHIPVVERETKTETQLKLQEFLDRASMAAKPVTPLSYKEEKQRRFSRVYGPERPTPTKLVTVTPRSSFSDIVEQEDDPLVLPPVILPAIHECEARQLRPRSWHYIDRSKMEEGVSDEEWEQLKRCRYLRINQMTSNQKEHRGSFETIYSE; via the coding sequence ATGACAAGCTCGCTCGCTGCCAGTCGACGTGAACTACCTCGAGATGTTTTGATGTCGAAATGTGCCACTCGagaaatgaatataaataacTCTGTTGAACAAATGCGTTTCCGAAGAGCTTCcagaaatattgaaaaagaaTTGCGTTCTCAGGAACATTATTTATGTCAAGCACAGCGAAATTACATGCGGAGGAACTTTGAGTTGTTGCGGAGGCAGAGATTGGGGAATTTCAAAACTGAACAATTTAATGCGAACAACAACCATGGATATACAGACGTTGTGGATTTACGAGCTCCAATTCCTACAGTTGTGAAAGCATGCACGAATGACTGTGATGTGTCCTCGTGTGACCAGAAACAAGTAAAGCCCGAAATCCCGTCTCATTCACTGAATTCGCCTGCGATTGTCAACAAATCCAGAACGACAACTGAACAGCATAAGAACAAAACAGATTTCACTGAAAGTGTTAAAATTGTGGTACGACCCTCGAGTTCtgattttcaaaacattaaatgTGATAAAGATTGCCGACCATTGGGTGGAATAACGGCAAGTACTATATCGTCATCTCAGAAAGCAGCTTATAGTCAGGGTCTTATTAGCAAAGATCGAGAAGCAGAACTCTTGAGTGCTTTGGTTATTACGCCGCTAAAGACCCACATTCCAGTCGTGGAACGAGAAACGAAAACAGAAACACAGCTAAAATTGCAAGAGTTTCTAGATCGGGCAAGCATGgcagcaaaaccagtgacacCTTTATCATATAAGGAGGAGAAGCAGCGAAGGTTTAGTCGCGTGTACGGACCAGAGAGACCAACTCCAACAAAGCTAGTGACAGTAACTCCGAGGAGTTCGTTCTCTGACATTGTCGAACAAGAAGACGACCCGTTAGTTCTACCGCCTGTTATTCTCCCAGCTATCCACGAATGTGAAGCGAGACAGCTACGGCCCAGGTCATGGCATTATATTGACAGGAGCAAAATGGAAGAAGGAGTAAGCGATGAAGAATGGGAACAATTGAAGAGGTGTCGATATTTAAGGATTAATCAGATGACTTCAAATCAGAAGGAACATCGAGGAAGCTTTGAAACGATTTATTCTGAATAA
- the LOC144446337 gene encoding glycine receptor subunit alphaZ1-like, with the protein MIVLVLCLLAHIMQMVVGTDDDYLMASHEILVESLTNIHHLHALRPDDEGHPVLVNVSMHIDSFDWINPAAKQYAVTTAMEMKWYDLRLKHLGTTPATFNTPFHVEKIWKPDIFFEQEKEGKFLSLINENRVAKVYPDGLVIYMFRISMTLACNMKLYNYPMDSHTCLLTMMSFAYDSDELLLTWDGETGMHPIAEEIPQFQWTNVEYVQEISDHMNLRKRSKLTVKFAFSHEMTYFIFTAYIPTTLLVMVSWITFWLRPDATPARAALGATTILTTVTQFTSARRTLRGVSYVTGIDVWLATCVLFISAAMMEFALVNYLFTIKKYKAVKKKSQQLDLNSATEISMKSSTCGEKRHNSEDDGGNDVNHEDITRNRYMVEMKNKNNASRSNCGSFDGVVNQSTATAQKLHPITEEKLAKQIDSMSRITFPVVFIVFTIVYWCVYYQFWSYFEQLLLSG; encoded by the exons ATGATTGTGTTGGTCCTGTGTCTCCTTGCACATATCATGCAGATGGTTGTAGG AACTGATGACGACTATCTGATGGCTTCTCATGAAATACTTGTAGAAAGTCTTACAAATATCCACCATCTACATGCCCTCAGACCTGATGACGAAG GGCATCCAGTTCTTGTCAATGTTTCTATGCACATTGACAGTTTTGATTGGATAAATCCTGCTGCAAAG CAATATGCCGTTACCACCGCAATGGAAATGAAGTGGTATGATTTACGTTTAAAACATCTTGGTACTACACCTGCAACATTCAATACACCGTTCCACGTGGAAAAAATATGGAAGCCTGACATTTTCTTTGAACAAGAGAAGGAAGGGAAATTTCTGAGTCTAATCAATGAGAATCGTGTGGCTAAAGTGTACCCTGATGGACTCGTCATTTACATGTTCAG GATCAGCATGACACTGGCCTGTAATATGAAACTGTACAATTATCCGATGGATTCACACACTTGTTTGCTGACTATGATGAGTT TTGCATATGATTCAGACGAACTGCTACTGACATGGGATGGAGAAACAGGCATGCACCCAATTGCTGAAGAAATACCACAGTTCCAATGGACAAACGTGGAATACGTCCAAGAAATATCAGATCATATGAATT TGAGGAAAAGATCGAAATTGACGGTCAAATTCGCGTTTAGTCACgaaatgacatattttatcTTCACTGCATATATTCCTACAACGTTACTTGTTATGGTTTCTTGGATCACATTTTGGCTTCGTCCTGACGCAACTCCAGCTCGAGCTGCTCTGGGAGCAACAACGATTTTGACGACAGTGACTCAATTCACTTCAGCAAGACGAACTTTAAGAGGCGTGTCTTACGTCACT GGTATTGATGTATGGTTAGCAACATGTGTTCTGTTCATCAGCGCCGCCATGATGGAGTTTGCATTAGTCAACTATCTATTTACTATAAAGAAGTACAAAGCTGTGAAGAAAAAATCCCAACAACTTGATCTGAATAGCGCCACGGAGATATCT atGAAATCTTCAACTTGTGGCGAGAAAAGACACAACAGTGAGGATGATGGAGGAAATGACGTCAACCATGAAGATATAACTAGAAATAGATACATGGTGGAAATGAAGAATAAGAACAACGCTTCTAGATCTAATTGTGGGAGTTTCGATGGTGTCGTCAACCAGAGCACAGCAACTGCTCAGAAGCTACATCCAATTACTGAAGAAAAACTGGCTAAACAAATTGATAGCATGTCACGTATTACCTTCCCTGTGGTCTTCATTGTGTTCACTATTGTGTATTGGTGCGTTTACTATCAATTTTGGTCATATTTTGAACAGTTATTGTTAAGCGGATGA